A single genomic interval of Cupriavidus sp. MP-37 harbors:
- a CDS encoding TlpA disulfide reductase family protein: MTETVVPPARRSRLWLWIAVAVVACAAGALAGHFVFSPKPANDQAVETLFQSRLPDPAGSELDLGKLRGKTVVVNFWAPWCGPCVEEMPELTALHEEFKHRQVEFVGIGIDSAANIQQFTKKVPVAYPLAVAGFAGTELSRNFGNSAGGLPYTVVINPDGSVKYRKMGRVTADELRAVLPRT, from the coding sequence ATGACTGAAACCGTCGTCCCGCCCGCCCGCCGCTCCCGTCTCTGGCTGTGGATCGCCGTCGCCGTGGTCGCCTGTGCCGCCGGTGCGCTCGCCGGGCATTTCGTGTTCTCGCCGAAGCCCGCCAACGATCAGGCCGTCGAAACCTTGTTCCAGTCGCGCCTGCCGGATCCCGCCGGGAGCGAACTGGATCTGGGCAAGCTGCGCGGCAAGACCGTGGTGGTCAACTTCTGGGCGCCGTGGTGCGGCCCGTGTGTCGAGGAAATGCCCGAACTGACTGCCCTGCATGAGGAGTTCAAGCACCGCCAGGTGGAATTTGTCGGCATCGGCATCGATTCCGCGGCGAACATCCAGCAGTTCACCAAGAAGGTGCCGGTTGCGTATCCGTTGGCGGTGGCGGGCTTCGCCGGCACCGAGTTGTCGCGCAATTTCGGCAATAGCGCGGGCGGCCTGCCCTACACCGTCGTCATCAATCCCGACGGGTCGGTGAAGTATCGCAAGATGGGTCGGGTGACCGCGGATGAATTGCGCGCCGTGCTGCCCCGCACCTGA
- a CDS encoding UDP-N-acetylmuramate--alanine ligase: protein MNRRTAPDPTRLREEIAQAAARMIAEDGADYATAKRKAARQVLGEQRVPGEWLPDNEQVEAEVRAYQALFHGDTQPRVLALLRRLALMAMQDLAPFRPYLVGAVLNGTATEHSDIYLQCFCDSAKDAALHLINAGVDFETSESRHFGGRGEVETLSFLWKGQWPDRREARLLAGEVRAELGAPVGIHIALYDAVDERGAMRTDASGRSARADVQAVQALLDAADAAGNA from the coding sequence ATGAACCGACGTACCGCCCCAGACCCCACGCGCCTGCGCGAGGAAATCGCCCAGGCCGCCGCCCGCATGATTGCCGAGGACGGTGCCGACTACGCCACCGCCAAGCGCAAGGCCGCGCGCCAGGTGCTCGGCGAACAACGCGTCCCGGGCGAATGGCTGCCCGACAACGAGCAGGTCGAAGCCGAAGTACGCGCCTACCAGGCGCTGTTCCACGGCGACACCCAGCCGCGCGTGCTGGCGCTGCTGCGCCGGCTGGCGCTGATGGCCATGCAAGACCTGGCGCCGTTCCGGCCCTATCTGGTCGGCGCCGTGCTCAACGGCACCGCCACCGAACACTCCGATATCTATTTGCAGTGCTTCTGCGACAGCGCCAAGGACGCCGCACTGCACCTGATCAACGCCGGGGTCGACTTCGAAACCAGCGAAAGCCGCCACTTCGGCGGCCGCGGCGAGGTCGAGACCCTGAGCTTCCTGTGGAAAGGCCAGTGGCCCGACCGCCGCGAGGCCCGGCTGCTGGCCGGCGAGGTCCGTGCGGAACTGGGTGCGCCAGTCGGCATCCATATAGCACTGTATGATGCCGTCGATGAACGCGGCGCAATGCGCACGGACGCCTCCGGGCGCTCAGCCCGCGCCGATGTGCAGGCCGTGCAGGCCCTGCTGGATGCCGCTGACGCCGCGGGCAACGCCTGA
- the mpl gene encoding UDP-N-acetylmuramate:L-alanyl-gamma-D-glutamyl-meso-diaminopimelate ligase: MHIHILGICGTFMGGLAVLAKQAGHRVTGCDANVYPPMSTQLEAQGIELIEGFDPAQLSLEPDLFVIGNVVSRGNPLMEAILDRNLPYVSGPQWLGEHVLARKWVLAVAGTHGKTTTTSMLAWILEDAGYNPGFLVGGVPQNFGISARVTESDFFVIEADEYDTAFFDKRSKFVHYRPRTAILNNLEYDHADIFPDLAAIETQFHHLVRTVPGQGRIVVNGVEESLARVLERGCWSEVEQFGVGDWRESDAAGTDAAPGKDAFDVWFGDAVAGTVVWDLQGTHNRMNALAAIAAARHVGVPVAQAIASLSRFANVKRRMEVRGVAGGVTVYDDFAHHPTAIQTTLEGLRRRVGSARILAVLEPRSNTMKLGVMKAQLPASLEQADLVFGYGAPAGKDALGWDLAEALAPLGDTATAFQDLGALVQAVRAAARPGDHVLVMSNGGFGGVHQKLLDALAQGAVD; encoded by the coding sequence ATGCATATTCATATCCTCGGCATCTGCGGCACCTTCATGGGCGGCCTGGCGGTGCTGGCCAAGCAGGCCGGCCACCGCGTCACCGGCTGCGATGCCAACGTCTACCCGCCGATGAGCACCCAGCTCGAAGCCCAGGGCATCGAACTGATCGAGGGCTTCGACCCGGCCCAGCTGTCGCTGGAGCCGGACCTGTTCGTGATCGGCAACGTGGTCTCGCGCGGCAATCCGCTGATGGAGGCCATCCTCGACCGCAACCTGCCTTATGTGTCCGGCCCGCAATGGCTGGGCGAGCACGTGCTGGCGCGCAAGTGGGTGCTGGCTGTGGCCGGCACGCACGGCAAGACCACCACCACGTCGATGCTGGCCTGGATCCTCGAGGACGCCGGCTACAACCCGGGTTTCCTGGTAGGCGGGGTGCCGCAGAACTTCGGCATCTCGGCGCGCGTGACCGAATCCGACTTCTTCGTGATCGAGGCCGACGAGTACGACACCGCCTTCTTCGACAAGCGCAGCAAGTTCGTCCACTATCGCCCGCGCACCGCGATCCTGAACAACCTGGAATACGATCACGCCGACATCTTCCCGGATCTGGCCGCGATCGAGACCCAGTTCCATCACCTGGTGCGCACCGTGCCGGGCCAGGGCCGGATCGTCGTCAACGGCGTGGAAGAGAGCCTGGCGCGCGTGCTGGAGCGCGGCTGCTGGAGCGAAGTCGAGCAGTTCGGCGTCGGCGACTGGCGCGAGAGCGACGCCGCCGGCACTGATGCAGCGCCGGGCAAGGATGCGTTCGATGTCTGGTTCGGCGACGCCGTTGCCGGCACCGTGGTGTGGGACCTGCAGGGCACCCACAACCGCATGAACGCGCTGGCCGCGATTGCCGCCGCGCGCCACGTCGGCGTGCCGGTTGCGCAGGCAATCGCGTCGCTGTCGCGCTTCGCCAACGTCAAGCGCCGCATGGAAGTGCGCGGCGTGGCCGGCGGCGTGACCGTCTACGACGACTTCGCTCATCATCCCACCGCGATCCAGACCACGCTGGAAGGGCTGCGCCGCCGCGTCGGCAGTGCCCGCATCCTGGCGGTGCTGGAGCCGCGCTCCAACACCATGAAGCTGGGCGTGATGAAGGCGCAGCTGCCGGCCAGCCTGGAGCAGGCCGACCTGGTGTTCGGCTACGGCGCTCCCGCCGGCAAGGACGCGCTGGGCTGGGACCTGGCCGAAGCGCTGGCGCCGCTGGGCGACACCGCCACCGCGTTCCAGGACCTGGGCGCGCTGGTGCAGGCGGTGCGCGCCGCGGCACGGCCGGGCGACCATGTGCTGGTGATGAGCAACGGCGGCTTTGGCGGCGTGCACCAGAAGCTGCTGGACGCGCTGGCCCAGGGCGCGGTGGACTGA
- a CDS encoding YqiA/YcfP family alpha/beta fold hydrolase produces MLLYLHGFRSSPQSFKAQLVQARMREWGVGRYYACPTLNVSPALAVAQAQAAIRAAQAGGDQEIALVGSSLGGFYARWLAEQHGCKAVLLNPAVHPWTDLESYLGEQPLWHGGGSVTVERRHLQELLDLRVDTITRPERYYLIAATGDEVLDYREMVQACPGAKIRVIEGSDHGISEFADYVDDVLGFCGYGPGGQVPAGAGAA; encoded by the coding sequence ATGCTGCTGTATCTGCACGGATTCCGCTCCTCGCCTCAATCGTTCAAGGCCCAGCTGGTGCAGGCGCGCATGCGCGAGTGGGGCGTGGGACGCTACTACGCCTGCCCCACGCTCAATGTCTCGCCGGCGCTCGCGGTGGCCCAGGCGCAGGCAGCGATCCGCGCCGCGCAAGCCGGCGGCGACCAGGAAATCGCCCTCGTCGGCTCCTCGCTGGGCGGCTTCTATGCGCGCTGGCTGGCCGAGCAGCACGGCTGCAAGGCCGTCTTGCTCAATCCCGCGGTCCATCCCTGGACCGACCTGGAAAGCTACCTGGGCGAACAGCCGCTGTGGCACGGCGGCGGCTCGGTCACGGTCGAACGCCGCCACCTGCAGGAACTGCTGGACCTGCGCGTGGACACCATCACCCGGCCCGAGCGCTACTACCTGATCGCGGCCACCGGCGACGAGGTGCTGGATTACCGCGAGATGGTACAGGCCTGCCCCGGCGCGAAGATCCGCGTGATCGAGGGCAGCGACCATGGCATCAGCGAATTTGCCGACTACGTCGACGATGTGCTTGGCTTCTGCGGCTATGGCCCCGGCGGCCAGGTGCCGGCCGGCGCCGGCGCGGCATGA
- a CDS encoding chorismate lyase, producing MSAQSVRRGGWSPHLAFDAAIPPNLRRWVTGDDGSLTARLVAASARFRVARLLQAPRRPLADEWQALGQPDRTPALTREVLLICDDIPAVFAHTVVRLRHARRDWPFLRGLGERPLGGRLFVDPAVQREPFQFARLLPHHPLRQALHRVLPAMAAVPMLAARRSVFRRGGGVMLVTEVFLPDLLSRPSPGTEAVPHPRYLRTADRGASTPAAETGKG from the coding sequence ATGAGCGCGCAGTCGGTGCGCCGCGGCGGCTGGAGTCCGCACCTGGCTTTCGATGCGGCCATCCCGCCCAACCTGCGGCGCTGGGTCACCGGCGATGACGGCTCGCTGACGGCGCGGCTGGTGGCCGCCTCCGCGCGCTTTCGCGTGGCGCGGCTGCTGCAGGCGCCGCGGCGCCCGCTGGCCGACGAATGGCAGGCGCTGGGCCAGCCCGACCGCACCCCCGCGCTGACGCGCGAGGTACTGCTGATCTGCGACGACATCCCCGCCGTATTCGCCCACACCGTGGTGCGGCTGCGCCATGCGCGCCGCGACTGGCCGTTCCTGCGCGGGCTCGGCGAGCGCCCGCTGGGCGGGCGCCTGTTCGTCGATCCGGCGGTGCAGCGCGAGCCGTTCCAGTTTGCGCGCCTGCTGCCGCATCACCCGCTGCGCCAGGCCCTGCACCGCGTGCTGCCGGCCATGGCGGCCGTGCCCATGCTGGCCGCGCGGCGCTCGGTGTTCCGGCGCGGCGGCGGCGTCATGCTCGTGACAGAAGTGTTCCTGCCGGACCTGCTGTCGCGCCCATCCCCGGGGACCGAGGCGGTACCGCATCCCAGGTATTTGCGGACCGCGGACCGGGGCGCTTCGACACCCGCTGCCGAAACCGGCAAAGGCTGA